A portion of the Pan troglodytes isolate AG18354 chromosome 10, NHGRI_mPanTro3-v2.0_pri, whole genome shotgun sequence genome contains these proteins:
- the SIRT4 gene encoding NAD-dependent protein lipoamidase sirtuin-4, mitochondrial isoform X3: protein MKMSFALTFRSAKGRWIANPSQPCSKASIGLFVPASPPLDPEKVKELQRFITLSKRLLVMTGAGISTESGIPDYRVLCLDCGEQTPRGVLQERFQVLNPTWSAEAHGLAPDGDVFLSEEQVRSFQVPTCVQCGGRLKPDVVFFGDTVNPDKVDFVHKRVKEADSLLVVGSSLQVYSGYRFILTAWEKKLPIAILNIGPTRSDDLACLKLNSRCGELLPLIDPC, encoded by the exons ATGAAGATGAGCTTTGCGTTGACTTTCAGGTCAGCAAAAGGCCGTTGGATCGCAAACCCCAGCCAGCCGTGCTCGAAAGCCTCCATTGGGTTATTTGTGCCAGCAAGTCCTCCTCTGGACCCTGAGAAGGTCAAAGAGTTACAGCGCTTCATCACCCTTTCCAAGAGACTCCTTGTGATGACTGGGGCAGGAATCTCCACCGAATCGGGGATACCAGACTACAG GGTCCTGTGCTTGGATTGTGGGGAACAGACTCCCCGGGGAGTGCTGCAAGAGCGTTTCCAAGTCCTGAACCCCACCTGGAGTGCTGAGGCCCATGGCCTGGCTCCTGATGGTGACGTCTTTCTCTCAGAGGAGCAAGTCCGGAGCTTTCAGGTCCCAACCTGCGTTCAATGTGGAGGCCGTCTGAAACCAGATGTCGTTTTCTTCGGGGACACAGTGAACCCTGACAAGGTTGATTTTGTGCACAAGCGTGTAAAAGAAGCCGACTCCCTCTTGGTGGTGGGATCATCCTTGCAG GTATACTCCGGTTACAGGTTTATCCTCACTGCCTGGGAGAAGAAGCTCCCGATTGCAATACTGAACATTGGGCCCACACGGTCGGATGACTTGGCGTGTCTGAAACTGAATTCTCGTTGTGGAGAGTTGCTGCCTTTGATAGACCCATGCTGA
- the SIRT4 gene encoding NAD-dependent protein lipoamidase sirtuin-4, mitochondrial isoform X1 encodes MKMSFALTFRSAKGRWIANPSQPCSKASIGLFVPASPPLDPEKVKELQRFITLSKRLLVMTGAGISTESGIPDYRSEKVGLYARTDRRPIQHGDFVRSAPIRQRYWARNFVGWPQFSSHQPNPAHWALSTWEKLGKLYWLVTQNVDALHTKAGSRRLTELHGCMDRVLCLDCGEQTPRGVLQERFQVLNPTWSAEAHGLAPDGDVFLSEEQVRSFQVPTCVQCGGRLKPDVVFFGDTVNPDKVDFVHKRVKEADSLLVVGSSLQVYSGYRFILTAWEKKLPIAILNIGPTRSDDLACLKLNSRCGELLPLIDPC; translated from the exons ATGAAGATGAGCTTTGCGTTGACTTTCAGGTCAGCAAAAGGCCGTTGGATCGCAAACCCCAGCCAGCCGTGCTCGAAAGCCTCCATTGGGTTATTTGTGCCAGCAAGTCCTCCTCTGGACCCTGAGAAGGTCAAAGAGTTACAGCGCTTCATCACCCTTTCCAAGAGACTCCTTGTGATGACTGGGGCAGGAATCTCCACCGAATCGGGGATACCAGACTACAGGTCAGAAAAAGTGGGGCTTTATGCCCGCACTGACCGCAGGCCCATCCAGCATGGCGATTTTGTCCGGAGTGCCCCAATCCGCCAGCGGTACTGGGCGAGAAACTTCGTAGGCTGGCCTCAATTCTCCTCCCACCAGCCTAACCCTGCACACTGGGCTTTGAGCACCTGGGAGAAACTCGGAAAGCTGTACTGGTTGGTGACCCAAAATGTGGATGCTTTGCACACCAAGGCGGGGAGTCGGCGCCTGACAGAGCTCCACGGATGCATGGACAG GGTCCTGTGCTTGGATTGTGGGGAACAGACTCCCCGGGGAGTGCTGCAAGAGCGTTTCCAAGTCCTGAACCCCACCTGGAGTGCTGAGGCCCATGGCCTGGCTCCTGATGGTGACGTCTTTCTCTCAGAGGAGCAAGTCCGGAGCTTTCAGGTCCCAACCTGCGTTCAATGTGGAGGCCGTCTGAAACCAGATGTCGTTTTCTTCGGGGACACAGTGAACCCTGACAAGGTTGATTTTGTGCACAAGCGTGTAAAAGAAGCCGACTCCCTCTTGGTGGTGGGATCATCCTTGCAG GTATACTCCGGTTACAGGTTTATCCTCACTGCCTGGGAGAAGAAGCTCCCGATTGCAATACTGAACATTGGGCCCACACGGTCGGATGACTTGGCGTGTCTGAAACTGAATTCTCGTTGTGGAGAGTTGCTGCCTTTGATAGACCCATGCTGA
- the SIRT4 gene encoding NAD-dependent protein lipoamidase sirtuin-4, mitochondrial isoform X2 → MTGAGISTESGIPDYRSEKVGLYARTDRRPIQHGDFVRSAPIRQRYWARNFVGWPQFSSHQPNPAHWALSTWEKLGKLYWLVTQNVDALHTKAGSRRLTELHGCMDRVLCLDCGEQTPRGVLQERFQVLNPTWSAEAHGLAPDGDVFLSEEQVRSFQVPTCVQCGGRLKPDVVFFGDTVNPDKVDFVHKRVKEADSLLVVGSSLQVYSGYRFILTAWEKKLPIAILNIGPTRSDDLACLKLNSRCGELLPLIDPC, encoded by the exons ATGACTGGGGCAGGAATCTCCACCGAATCGGGGATACCAGACTACAGGTCAGAAAAAGTGGGGCTTTATGCCCGCACTGACCGCAGGCCCATCCAGCATGGCGATTTTGTCCGGAGTGCCCCAATCCGCCAGCGGTACTGGGCGAGAAACTTCGTAGGCTGGCCTCAATTCTCCTCCCACCAGCCTAACCCTGCACACTGGGCTTTGAGCACCTGGGAGAAACTCGGAAAGCTGTACTGGTTGGTGACCCAAAATGTGGATGCTTTGCACACCAAGGCGGGGAGTCGGCGCCTGACAGAGCTCCACGGATGCATGGACAG GGTCCTGTGCTTGGATTGTGGGGAACAGACTCCCCGGGGAGTGCTGCAAGAGCGTTTCCAAGTCCTGAACCCCACCTGGAGTGCTGAGGCCCATGGCCTGGCTCCTGATGGTGACGTCTTTCTCTCAGAGGAGCAAGTCCGGAGCTTTCAGGTCCCAACCTGCGTTCAATGTGGAGGCCGTCTGAAACCAGATGTCGTTTTCTTCGGGGACACAGTGAACCCTGACAAGGTTGATTTTGTGCACAAGCGTGTAAAAGAAGCCGACTCCCTCTTGGTGGTGGGATCATCCTTGCAG GTATACTCCGGTTACAGGTTTATCCTCACTGCCTGGGAGAAGAAGCTCCCGATTGCAATACTGAACATTGGGCCCACACGGTCGGATGACTTGGCGTGTCTGAAACTGAATTCTCGTTGTGGAGAGTTGCTGCCTTTGATAGACCCATGCTGA
- the PLA2G1B gene encoding phospholipase A2, translating to MKLLVLAVLLTVAAADRGISPRAVWQFRKMIKCVIPGSDPFLEYNNYGCYCGLGGSGTPVDELDTCCQTHDNCYDQAKKLDSCKFLLDNPYTNTYSYSCSGSAITCSSKNKECEAFICNCDRNAAICFSKAPYNKAHKNLDTKKYCQS from the exons ATGAAACTCCTTGTGCTAGCTGTGCTGCTCACAG TGGCCGCCGCCGACAGGGGCATCAGCCCTCGGGCCGTGTGGCAGTTCCGCAAAATGATCAAGTGCGTGATCCCGGGGAGTGACCCCTTCTTGGAATACAACAACTACGGCTGCTACTGTGGCTTGGGGGGCTCAGGCACCCCCGTGGATGAATTGGACAC GTGCTGCCAGACACATGACAACTGCTACGACCAGGCCAAGAAGCTGGACAGCTGTAAATTTCTGCTGGACAACCCGTACACCAACACCTATTCATACTCGTGCTCTGGCTCGGCAATCACCTGTAGCA GCAAAAACAAAGAGTGTGAGGCCTTCATTTGCAACTGCGACCGCAACGCTGCCATCTGCTTTTCAAAAGCTCCATATAACAAGGCACACAAGAACCTGGACACCAAGAAGTATTGTCAGAGTTGA